From the Defluviitalea raffinosedens genome, one window contains:
- a CDS encoding stalk domain-containing protein, with protein MKKVFLTLMMLIFVFSNTVFVNAEEVNFESIGSGNLGYKDGDFSVAEFRFPYGIIKNKDGEIFVADSYNHVIRKISGGKVSTIGAYSKYVDHYGFPTGAYVDGGIAEARFNEPRDIAIDSKGNIFVVDTGNHVIRVIKDNKVYTFAGAGEAGFADKKGTEAKFNQPSGIAIDKDDNLYIADTLNHVIRKITPAGEISTYAGKRSDDGDYQDGSLEEARFNEPTGLAIDGQGTLYVADSGNQRIRIIKDNKVITIAGSGTEKNDAGYIIGGYKDGAASQAQFNFPKGIDVSNEGMILIGDMFNNQIRVIKDNQVYTLKTADGVLYGPVGISYSNGSLYVSDMWNNKVKKFEVNESNLIQVEETEGEDFLQITLIPGEIQVWVNGSKVEFTDVKPYKDNGKVMVPIRKLSESLGAKVTYDAAKKEITIQKDEWKKQIFINKDPVILKDGRILVHTRFLAENLGYHVEWLDEYDTVLVTLP; from the coding sequence ATGAAAAAAGTGTTTTTAACCTTGATGATGCTCATTTTTGTTTTTTCAAATACAGTTTTCGTAAACGCCGAAGAGGTAAATTTTGAGTCCATTGGTTCAGGGAATTTGGGATACAAGGACGGAGATTTTTCTGTGGCGGAATTCAGATTCCCTTATGGCATTATAAAAAACAAAGATGGGGAAATTTTTGTTGCGGATTCTTACAATCATGTGATTCGCAAGATTTCGGGCGGCAAAGTATCGACTATAGGGGCTTATTCAAAATATGTGGATCATTATGGATTCCCTACAGGGGCATATGTAGATGGTGGGATCGCTGAAGCAAGATTTAATGAGCCAAGGGATATAGCCATTGATTCTAAAGGAAATATTTTTGTTGTGGATACAGGCAATCATGTCATCAGAGTGATAAAAGATAATAAAGTATATACCTTTGCAGGAGCAGGAGAAGCTGGTTTTGCAGATAAAAAAGGAACAGAAGCTAAGTTTAATCAACCTTCAGGAATTGCCATTGATAAAGATGACAATTTATACATTGCTGATACCTTAAATCATGTGATCAGAAAGATCACTCCAGCGGGAGAGATATCCACCTATGCGGGGAAGAGAAGTGACGATGGTGACTATCAGGATGGAAGCCTTGAAGAAGCCAGGTTTAATGAGCCTACAGGATTGGCAATAGACGGGCAGGGAACGCTGTATGTTGCTGACAGTGGCAATCAAAGAATCAGAATAATTAAAGATAATAAAGTAATTACAATTGCAGGAAGTGGTACAGAAAAAAATGATGCAGGATATATAATTGGAGGATATAAAGATGGTGCTGCTTCACAGGCGCAGTTTAATTTCCCCAAAGGAATCGATGTGTCAAATGAAGGAATGATTTTGATCGGAGATATGTTTAATAATCAAATCCGAGTGATTAAAGACAATCAAGTATATACCTTAAAAACTGCAGATGGGGTACTTTATGGCCCTGTAGGAATATCATACAGTAATGGATCCCTATATGTTTCTGATATGTGGAACAATAAGGTTAAAAAATTTGAAGTCAACGAAAGCAACCTTATCCAGGTTGAAGAAACAGAAGGGGAAGATTTTTTGCAAATTACTTTGATTCCTGGAGAAATTCAAGTTTGGGTTAACGGAAGTAAAGTAGAATTTACAGATGTAAAGCCTTATAAGGATAATGGAAAGGTTATGGTTCCTATTCGAAAACTCAGTGAGAGTTTAGGCGCGAAAGTTACATATGATGCAGCTAAGAAGGAAATAACGATTCAAAAGGACGAATGGAAAAAGCAAATTTTTATTAATAAGGATCCAGTTATCCTTAAAGATGGAAGAATCCTGGTGCATACAAGATTTTTGGCAGAAAACTTAGGTTATCATGTTGAATGGTTAGATGAATACGATACAGTACTTGTGACACTCCCATGA
- the hydE gene encoding [FeFe] hydrogenase H-cluster radical SAM maturase HydE: MQSLIDKLHKEKTLEKDEFETLLTTLTEEDKKYLFSKARSVANQFFGNRIYVRGLIEFTNYCKNDCYYCGIRKSNLKADRYRLNKEEILSCCEQGYELGFRTFVLQGGEDLWYSHEEMLDIVSSIRNAYPDCAITLSLGEKTYEQYLELFKAGANRYLLRHETANTSHYSKLHPPSLSAENRKKCLYDLKEIGYQVGTGFMVGSPYQTTENLIEDLLFIKHFEPQMIGIGPFITHKDTPFADFPSGQLDLTLVLIAILRLMHPNALIPATTALGTIDPNGREKGILAGANVVMPNLSPVGVRKKYSLYDNKICTGEEAAECRMCLQNRMKKIGYELVVDRGDYRPIHSLKGEYYES, translated from the coding sequence ATGCAAAGCCTCATTGATAAGTTGCATAAAGAAAAGACATTGGAAAAAGATGAATTTGAAACCCTTCTGACTACTCTTACAGAGGAAGATAAAAAATATTTGTTTTCCAAGGCAAGATCTGTGGCTAATCAATTCTTTGGCAACAGAATATATGTCAGAGGATTAATCGAATTTACAAATTACTGTAAAAACGATTGTTACTATTGTGGTATTCGAAAAAGCAATTTAAAAGCCGACAGATACCGGCTCAATAAAGAAGAAATTCTTTCCTGCTGCGAACAAGGCTATGAACTGGGATTTCGCACCTTTGTACTCCAAGGCGGAGAAGACCTGTGGTATTCCCATGAAGAAATGCTGGATATTGTTTCATCTATAAGAAATGCTTATCCTGACTGTGCCATTACCCTTTCTCTTGGAGAAAAAACTTATGAACAGTATCTTGAATTATTTAAGGCTGGAGCGAACCGTTACCTGCTTCGTCACGAAACAGCGAACACATCTCATTATTCAAAACTCCACCCTCCCAGTTTAAGCGCTGAAAATAGAAAGAAATGTTTATATGATTTAAAAGAAATAGGCTATCAAGTCGGTACAGGATTTATGGTGGGTTCTCCTTATCAAACCACAGAAAACCTGATAGAAGATTTGCTATTTATTAAGCATTTCGAACCGCAAATGATTGGAATTGGTCCTTTCATTACCCATAAAGATACGCCATTTGCTGATTTCCCCTCAGGGCAACTGGATTTGACCCTTGTACTGATTGCTATACTGCGTTTAATGCATCCCAATGCTTTGATTCCCGCAACTACTGCCCTTGGAACCATCGATCCTAATGGTCGTGAAAAAGGAATCCTTGCCGGTGCCAATGTGGTTATGCCCAATCTTTCTCCCGTTGGTGTAAGGAAAAAGTATTCCCTGTATGATAACAAAATCTGCACCGGAGAAGAAGCTGCAGAATGCCGTATGTGTCTGCAGAACCGCATGAAAAAAATAGGATATGAACTCGTTGTGGACAGAGGAGACTATCGTCCCATTCACTCATTGAAAGGAGAATATTATGAGTCTTAA
- a CDS encoding HD family phosphohydrolase, with the protein MKEMEQYHFEEVAQQLSNLISIAIALSSEKDLAKLLDMILSEARRITHADAGTLYMIEDNKLAAKIVHNDTMNTFLGGKGDQITIPPVPINDIYVSGYVVNHGVSINIPDVYNDDSFDFSGPKKYDEMTGYLTRSMLVIPLKNHKSEVIGVLQLLNAIDKNTNEVIPFPKEYQLIIESLASLAATALTNSQLIQEIEALLDSFIQVMVTAIDSRTPYNATHTQKIASLARALAEAINEDTEGFYKDVYFDEKELKVVSTAAWLHDIGKMAVPLSVMNKATRLDKKLPFVLQRIDYAMERKINHYFETVLQAENPLSVTLILKEKENIKKTYKHYRDTIIKADNPSTFIDEELKQEILYIASTTYPGEDGTDLPLLTDEEVEQLCIQRGTLTAKERKIMEDHVLFTERMLSKMRFGTELKRVPEIACMHHEQLDGKGYPNGLKGDQIPLEARILAIVDIFDALTAVDRPYKKAIPLDKSLSILQSMAKENKIDQNLLDLFIKKRVWEKASLPL; encoded by the coding sequence ATGAAAGAAATGGAGCAATATCACTTTGAAGAAGTTGCTCAGCAGCTTTCAAACCTGATATCGATTGCTATTGCACTGTCTTCTGAGAAAGATTTAGCAAAATTATTGGATATGATCTTATCAGAGGCAAGACGCATTACCCATGCAGATGCAGGGACTTTATATATGATTGAAGACAATAAATTGGCAGCAAAAATTGTTCACAATGATACTATGAATACATTTCTTGGAGGAAAAGGGGACCAAATCACTATTCCCCCTGTACCCATAAATGACATCTATGTCAGCGGATACGTTGTAAATCATGGAGTATCCATCAATATTCCAGATGTTTATAACGACGACAGTTTTGATTTTTCAGGGCCTAAAAAATATGATGAAATGACAGGTTATCTGACCCGTTCCATGCTCGTTATACCATTAAAAAATCATAAATCTGAAGTCATCGGAGTATTGCAGTTACTCAATGCAATCGATAAAAATACCAATGAAGTAATTCCTTTTCCAAAAGAATACCAACTTATTATTGAATCTTTAGCTTCTCTGGCAGCAACTGCCCTTACCAACTCTCAGCTCATACAAGAAATAGAAGCTTTATTGGATTCATTCATTCAAGTCATGGTAACTGCTATTGATTCCAGAACCCCTTATAATGCTACTCATACACAAAAAATTGCTTCTTTGGCCCGTGCACTGGCAGAAGCAATTAATGAAGATACAGAAGGATTTTACAAAGATGTTTATTTTGATGAAAAGGAGTTAAAAGTCGTATCCACCGCTGCATGGCTTCATGATATAGGCAAAATGGCGGTTCCTCTTTCCGTTATGAACAAGGCAACCCGCCTGGATAAAAAACTTCCTTTTGTCCTCCAGCGAATCGATTATGCCATGGAGCGAAAAATCAATCACTATTTTGAGACTGTTTTACAAGCAGAAAATCCTTTATCTGTAACCCTAATTTTAAAAGAAAAAGAAAATATCAAGAAAACATATAAGCATTATCGTGACACGATTATAAAAGCAGATAATCCCTCTACATTTATTGATGAAGAATTAAAACAAGAAATCCTTTACATTGCCAGTACAACTTATCCCGGTGAAGATGGAACAGACCTTCCCCTTCTAACGGATGAGGAAGTAGAACAACTATGCATACAAAGAGGGACACTTACCGCAAAAGAACGAAAGATCATGGAAGATCATGTACTGTTTACTGAACGTATGCTGTCTAAGATGAGATTTGGAACGGAATTAAAACGCGTTCCAGAAATTGCTTGTATGCATCATGAGCAATTGGACGGGAAAGGCTATCCTAATGGTCTAAAAGGAGACCAAATCCCACTAGAAGCCAGAATCCTTGCCATAGTGGATATATTTGACGCTTTAACTGCTGTAGACAGACCTTATAAAAAAGCTATTCCTCTTGACAAATCCCTTAGTATTCTCCAGAGTATGGCTAAGGAAAATAAAATTGATCAAAACTTATTGGATCTATTTATCAAAAAACGTGTATGGGAAAAAGCATCCCTTCCTTTATAA
- a CDS encoding TM1266 family iron-only hydrogenase system putative regulator, with the protein METRIAVVGIIVENPNAVEKLNNILHEYSKYIIGRMGIPYHKRNISIISIVMDAPNDVISALSGKLGMLPHVSTKTVYSKLTFDSE; encoded by the coding sequence ATGGAAACGAGAATTGCTGTTGTAGGTATTATTGTTGAGAATCCCAATGCTGTTGAAAAATTAAATAATATTTTACATGAGTACAGTAAATACATCATCGGACGAATGGGAATCCCCTATCACAAACGCAATATTTCCATTATCAGCATTGTTATGGATGCGCCTAATGATGTAATCAGTGCATTATCCGGAAAACTCGGTATGCTTCCCCATGTAAGTACAAAAACTGTTTACTCTAAACTCACATTTGACAGTGAATGA
- a CDS encoding MBL fold metallo-hydrolase, producing the protein MGEKNASITFYGVRGSIPTPGKDTAEFGGNTSCVEVLLGSKLFILDAGTGIRALGDSLLKRYQKINGDIFITHTHWDHIQGFPFFGPVFLEGNSFRIFGPGKKDASFEDLLRNQMHSHFFPVQIEHLKAHLEFIQIEDKQKIQLDDDITVMTSATNHPGGCLSYRIQYKNYIICYLTDTEHSAKTFESLVSHAKNADIIIYDATYTEEEYHGYNGRTSKKGWGHSTWLEGIKLCRAAGGKKLVLFHHDIHHTDSDMKAIEKAAKEVYPDTIAAREGMTIYL; encoded by the coding sequence ATGGGAGAAAAGAATGCGTCCATTACATTTTATGGTGTAAGGGGTTCCATTCCTACACCAGGGAAAGATACGGCAGAGTTTGGAGGGAATACCTCCTGTGTGGAAGTTTTGTTGGGAAGCAAACTCTTCATCCTGGATGCTGGCACTGGTATTCGTGCTTTAGGAGACAGCCTTTTAAAAAGATACCAAAAGATAAATGGGGATATTTTTATTACCCATACCCATTGGGACCATATTCAGGGTTTTCCTTTTTTTGGGCCGGTCTTCTTAGAAGGCAACAGTTTTAGAATTTTCGGACCAGGGAAAAAGGATGCTTCTTTCGAAGATCTTCTTAGAAATCAAATGCATTCTCATTTTTTCCCGGTTCAGATTGAACATCTAAAAGCTCATCTTGAATTTATTCAAATTGAAGACAAGCAAAAGATTCAATTAGATGATGATATAACTGTAATGACATCTGCTACCAATCATCCGGGAGGATGCTTGTCTTATAGAATTCAATATAAAAATTATATTATTTGCTATCTTACGGACACTGAACACTCCGCGAAGACTTTTGAATCTCTGGTGTCTCATGCAAAAAATGCAGATATTATTATTTATGATGCAACGTATACGGAAGAAGAGTACCATGGCTATAATGGCAGAACATCTAAAAAAGGCTGGGGGCACTCTACATGGCTGGAAGGTATTAAATTATGCAGAGCTGCCGGTGGCAAAAAGCTGGTACTCTTTCATCACGATATTCATCATACAGATTCAGATATGAAAGCTATTGAAAAAGCTGCAAAAGAGGTATATCCTGATACGATTGCTGCCAGAGAAGGAATGACCATTTACTTATAA
- the hydF gene encoding [FeFe] hydrogenase H-cluster maturation GTPase HydF produces MSLNNTPRSNRLHIGIYGKRNSGKSSLVNAITGTETALVSDYAGTTTDPVYKSMEIYGIGPCVFIDTAGFDDEGEIGALRVKKTKEALDKTDIALVVFDGSKNIEKEKEWIKTLKNKRIPTVAVVNKADLIHDVEEVSSYIKLETGTEPLVVSAKEKSGIEKIRNAILRNLPEDYDTQTITGGIVKDGDLVLLVMPQDIQAPKGRLILPQVQTLRELLDKKCVVLSTTTDQLDKALASLAQAPDVIITDSQVFKTVYEKKPQESKLTSFSVLFAGYKGNIDYFTKSVTAIDNLREDSKVLIAEACTHVPLTEDIGREQIPRLLRKKVGENLTIDIVSGPNFPSDVSSYDLIIHCGGCMFNRKYVLSRIEKAADQNIPMTNYGIVIAYLSGILDRISIN; encoded by the coding sequence ATGAGTCTTAACAATACCCCCCGTTCTAACCGGCTGCATATAGGAATTTATGGAAAACGAAACAGTGGTAAGTCTTCCCTAGTAAATGCCATAACCGGTACGGAAACAGCATTGGTCTCTGACTATGCTGGGACTACTACAGACCCTGTGTATAAATCTATGGAAATATACGGTATCGGTCCCTGTGTTTTTATTGATACAGCTGGTTTTGACGATGAAGGCGAAATCGGAGCACTAAGGGTTAAAAAGACGAAAGAGGCCCTTGATAAAACCGATATTGCCTTAGTCGTATTTGACGGCAGTAAAAACATAGAAAAGGAAAAAGAATGGATTAAAACGTTAAAAAATAAACGTATTCCAACAGTTGCTGTAGTAAATAAGGCAGATTTAATACATGATGTTGAAGAGGTCAGCAGCTATATAAAATTGGAAACAGGTACAGAACCCCTTGTTGTAAGTGCCAAAGAGAAATCCGGCATTGAAAAAATTCGCAATGCTATCCTAAGAAATCTTCCAGAGGACTATGACACTCAGACGATTACCGGAGGCATCGTTAAAGACGGCGATCTTGTTCTTCTTGTAATGCCGCAGGATATTCAGGCGCCAAAGGGTCGCCTCATTCTTCCCCAAGTCCAGACTTTAAGAGAACTTCTAGATAAAAAATGTGTGGTTCTAAGCACAACCACCGATCAACTGGACAAGGCGCTTGCATCACTGGCACAAGCCCCTGATGTAATCATCACAGATTCCCAGGTATTTAAGACAGTTTATGAAAAGAAACCACAAGAAAGCAAACTAACTTCTTTTTCCGTTCTTTTTGCAGGATATAAGGGAAATATCGATTATTTCACCAAAAGTGTCACAGCCATTGACAACCTAAGGGAAGATTCCAAAGTTCTGATCGCTGAAGCCTGCACCCATGTGCCTCTTACGGAAGACATCGGCAGAGAACAGATCCCCAGGCTCCTTCGTAAAAAGGTAGGGGAAAATCTTACAATCGATATTGTAAGCGGGCCAAACTTTCCAAGTGATGTATCTTCTTATGACTTAATCATTCACTGTGGCGGATGTATGTTTAATCGCAAATACGTCCTTTCACGGATTGAAAAAGCAGCTGATCAAAATATTCCCATGACGAATTATGGAATAGTCATTGCTTATTTGTCCGGAATACTTGACAGAATCAGTATAAACTAA
- a CDS encoding polysaccharide deacetylase family protein — MSVYYGKLLELVTINKKDDKYFLHIKISFIEDAEFYWEIDEYTANNLLNVTSFEGRYKYRISFYTSWNEIQKQYLGILIQTYRDQSQPIGFHCSENYIKALNKIRNIQHIVDLSKLSFISVKPFSSNDEKDSIKNAELENTPETAPPKKFVLAYTKTTATFLSILFVILFSCSSQGFIIGKTKPGNQLFTQAAFIQTDVTPSYNQNSAIKDDVVMDDVINDEIVKENSLPEKPVQIESSIPFVELGETISYSIPKGSVALTFDDGPSNYSKDIVDILKKYDIGGTFFFIGLNAKKYPEHVQYVYSNGYSIGTHSMNHSNLTALSNERQDEELTQSSQLIESLTGEKLSLFRPPYGAMNQRIIELADQHECKIVLWNNDPEDWKGKNADAIVSHIKNTNTSGSIILLHESQATVEALPRIIEYLKEQNLEIVSLK; from the coding sequence ATGTCAGTTTATTACGGAAAATTGCTTGAGCTAGTAACAATTAATAAAAAAGATGATAAATATTTTTTACATATTAAAATATCCTTTATTGAAGATGCAGAATTTTATTGGGAAATTGATGAATATACAGCAAATAATTTACTGAATGTTACTAGCTTTGAGGGAAGGTATAAATATAGAATCTCATTTTACACTTCGTGGAATGAGATTCAAAAGCAGTATTTGGGCATATTGATCCAAACATACAGAGATCAAAGTCAACCCATAGGTTTTCATTGCTCAGAAAATTATATCAAGGCACTGAATAAAATCAGAAATATTCAGCACATTGTTGATTTGAGTAAATTATCCTTTATCTCTGTAAAGCCGTTTTCATCCAATGATGAGAAGGACAGTATAAAAAATGCTGAACTGGAGAATACACCTGAAACTGCCCCACCAAAAAAATTTGTTCTTGCATATACAAAGACAACTGCTACTTTTTTAAGTATCCTTTTTGTAATCTTGTTTAGTTGCTCAAGTCAAGGATTTATAATAGGCAAAACAAAACCGGGAAATCAATTATTCACTCAGGCTGCATTCATTCAAACAGATGTAACCCCGTCTTACAATCAAAATTCTGCTATAAAGGATGATGTTGTGATGGATGACGTTATAAATGATGAGATTGTGAAAGAGAATTCATTACCAGAAAAGCCTGTCCAAATTGAGTCCAGTATCCCTTTTGTAGAACTTGGTGAAACAATATCCTATAGTATTCCAAAAGGATCTGTTGCCCTTACTTTTGATGATGGTCCTTCCAATTATTCCAAAGACATTGTGGATATTTTAAAGAAATATGATATTGGAGGAACATTTTTCTTTATTGGACTTAACGCAAAAAAATATCCTGAGCATGTACAGTATGTATACTCCAACGGATATTCCATAGGAACTCATTCAATGAACCACAGCAATCTGACTGCTCTTTCCAATGAAAGGCAAGATGAGGAACTTACACAATCAAGTCAACTGATCGAAAGTCTGACAGGTGAAAAATTATCTCTCTTTCGACCTCCTTATGGGGCTATGAATCAAAGAATCATAGAGCTGGCAGATCAACATGAATGTAAAATTGTTCTTTGGAATAATGACCCTGAAGATTGGAAAGGCAAAAATGCAGATGCTATAGTAAGCCACATTAAAAACACAAATACATCAGGTTCAATTATTCTGCTTCATGAATCCCAAGCGACTGTAGAAGCCTTGCCAAGAATCATAGAATATCTTAAAGAGCAAAATTTAGAAATTGTAAGTTTAAAATAA
- a CDS encoding FecR domain-containing protein: MKRYIEMLRNVLIMWLIFITSFGSSIQVAAADYQRVAKVSELSGEVGVLRAGGEKSISAFKGMGLNQGDTIITKKDSWVRVILDNDKEVKIGPSTKIMVKELKGSAVAESTELQLWTGNVFNHVQKKLNANSKYEIHTPTAVMGVRGTEYFAKQSQEGTEVTVIEGTVEVTSADQSSSTEVNSLQRLTIFGDTGIQNLESINLDELDLFTLQTLLELLERYPGVIDIDKDEVENLIQKKQEEEKQSENEEQEPPRVITEGNNSSATGGSSSSGGGSPSTSRVRKIVYVKDENGNAIEGAKVTLINVNEGSGAAIERTTGSNGEDIFEVTPGSYIVEVSKEGYEGRNVEVTINAGENPLTEIILTQNDFEAELLPMNVESTTAVVRFNSSLHENILNTDIDEIISDIEIKDSMGGYQSIKDLIREVRRSSMYDGNYTILILTFKDDLYALDDKKVLRIAFTDQVKDKNNTVLKDRNIEAPFVEDYFARVDADNNELLFKKAIKDYGIQIDIALDPSGYYEYQWADDITQNADKIKKLINGFFAYTDQDAWKKVQEAMFKKIDSGLSDVVALTEIYGEEMLVLKFPAVPDYDISQIQKVELIIPKEALKNSDSDLLALSNLVIDDYNALITHGLNPNHDLDTPAWIITDGLDMDASFSDSWAYNIKLEFSVYDEEVGKTVYYRTGALADDFSADMIERPEITHIIRNLSNNEGGVLSDQVSVHTVNVGNREELILITEGRGADAKLEFAIVGLDECNEGERSDIQAAVETAFGMINGQTSFGGNISDYEADLKVGFKVNNEKYYIQESLKELFNGDAEDIWVAIGDARNEDNLLSELAVVSKFDNDETVIAIVVGPNDTIEFFVEFSSIPQPLARVLADIIGEAFGLEASVEFDE, from the coding sequence ATGAAAAGATATATAGAAATGTTAAGAAATGTCCTTATCATGTGGCTTATTTTTATAACAAGTTTTGGAAGCAGCATTCAAGTTGCAGCGGCCGATTATCAAAGAGTGGCAAAGGTCTCAGAGTTAAGTGGCGAAGTTGGTGTACTTAGAGCCGGAGGAGAAAAAAGCATCTCTGCATTTAAAGGTATGGGTTTAAATCAGGGAGATACGATTATTACGAAAAAAGATTCCTGGGTTCGGGTAATATTGGATAATGACAAAGAAGTAAAAATAGGGCCTAGTACAAAAATAATGGTTAAGGAGTTAAAGGGCTCTGCCGTTGCTGAAAGTACAGAACTTCAGCTATGGACCGGTAATGTTTTTAATCATGTGCAGAAAAAACTCAATGCGAATTCGAAATATGAAATACACACACCGACAGCAGTTATGGGTGTAAGAGGAACAGAGTATTTTGCAAAGCAATCACAGGAAGGCACTGAAGTTACGGTTATAGAGGGAACAGTAGAAGTAACTTCAGCTGATCAATCTTCATCTACAGAGGTTAATAGTCTTCAAAGGTTAACGATTTTTGGTGATACTGGTATTCAAAACCTAGAATCAATCAATTTAGACGAATTAGATTTGTTTACACTTCAAACTCTCCTTGAATTATTGGAAAGATATCCAGGAGTTATTGACATAGATAAAGACGAGGTGGAGAATTTAATACAGAAAAAGCAAGAAGAGGAAAAGCAGTCAGAGAATGAGGAACAAGAACCCCCAAGAGTGATTACGGAAGGGAATAATAGCAGTGCTACAGGAGGATCGTCTTCATCTGGAGGAGGATCGCCTTCAACCAGCAGAGTAAGAAAAATTGTATATGTGAAAGATGAGAATGGAAATGCAATAGAAGGCGCAAAGGTAACGCTAATCAATGTGAATGAAGGATCTGGGGCAGCAATAGAGAGAACAACAGGAAGCAATGGAGAAGATATTTTTGAAGTAACGCCTGGTTCATACATCGTAGAGGTATCGAAGGAAGGATATGAAGGAAGGAACGTAGAGGTAACAATAAATGCAGGGGAAAATCCATTAACGGAGATTATCCTTACCCAGAATGATTTTGAAGCTGAATTGCTACCGATGAATGTTGAATCAACTACAGCTGTTGTTCGTTTCAATTCTTCATTACATGAAAACATTTTAAACACAGATATTGATGAAATTATTTCAGACATTGAAATAAAGGATTCAATGGGCGGTTATCAATCCATCAAGGACTTAATAAGGGAAGTTCGTAGGAGTTCAATGTATGATGGTAATTATACAATATTAATATTAACATTTAAGGATGACTTATATGCTTTGGATGATAAAAAGGTTCTAAGAATTGCTTTTACAGACCAAGTGAAGGACAAAAATAATACAGTATTGAAAGACAGGAACATCGAAGCACCTTTTGTAGAAGATTATTTTGCCCGAGTGGATGCTGATAATAATGAATTATTATTTAAAAAAGCAATAAAAGATTACGGTATCCAGATTGACATTGCCTTAGATCCTTCTGGTTATTATGAATATCAATGGGCGGATGACATCACTCAAAATGCTGATAAAATTAAGAAATTGATCAATGGATTTTTTGCTTATACTGACCAGGATGCATGGAAAAAAGTACAAGAAGCAATGTTTAAAAAGATAGATTCAGGATTATCAGATGTTGTAGCACTCACTGAAATATATGGAGAGGAAATGCTTGTGCTTAAATTCCCGGCAGTACCGGATTATGACATTTCACAAATACAGAAAGTAGAACTGATCATTCCAAAGGAAGCTTTGAAAAATTCTGATTCAGATTTATTAGCTCTTTCAAATCTCGTGATTGATGATTATAATGCTTTGATCACTCATGGACTAAATCCTAACCATGATTTAGATACACCTGCATGGATTATAACAGATGGATTAGATATGGATGCTTCTTTTTCTGACTCATGGGCTTATAATATTAAGCTGGAGTTTAGCGTGTATGACGAAGAAGTAGGAAAAACAGTTTATTATAGAACTGGAGCGCTTGCAGATGACTTTAGCGCTGATATGATTGAAAGACCCGAAATCACTCACATTATCAGAAATCTTTCAAACAATGAAGGAGGAGTATTATCTGATCAAGTTAGTGTTCATACTGTCAATGTCGGTAACAGAGAAGAACTGATATTAATAACTGAAGGCAGAGGAGCAGATGCCAAACTTGAATTTGCAATCGTGGGTCTTGATGAGTGCAATGAGGGGGAAAGAAGTGACATCCAAGCTGCTGTTGAAACCGCTTTTGGAATGATCAACGGTCAAACTAGTTTTGGAGGCAATATTTCAGATTATGAGGCTGACTTGAAAGTTGGATTTAAAGTTAACAATGAAAAATATTACATTCAAGAATCGTTAAAAGAATTATTTAATGGAGATGCAGAAGATATATGGGTAGCCATCGGAGATGCTAGAAATGAGGATAATCTTTTAAGTGAATTAGCTGTAGTTAGTAAATTCGATAATGACGAAACGGTTATTGCAATTGTTGTTGGTCCCAATGATACGATTGAGTTTTTTGTAGAGTTTAGCAGTATTCCTCAACCTCTAGCAAGAGTACTTGCCGATATTATTGGAGAAGCTTTCGGTTTGGAAGCCAGTGTTGAATTTGATGAATAG